The nucleotide window TGCTCGGTGAGCGCGCTCAGTGTGTGCTCGCCTCGGCCGTGCAGAACATGCCGGAACGGAGTCTCCACAGTCGACACGTACTGGGACAGGAAGTAGTATTCCACCTGGaaaacagacaggaagtagtattctatctggaacacacagacaagaaGTAGTATTCTATCTGGAACACAAAGACAGGAAGTAGTATTCCatctggaacacacagacaggaagtagtatTCTATCTGGGACAAGAAGACAGGAAGTAGTATTCTatctggaacacacaaacaggaatgtgttttctatctggaacacacagacaggaagtagtatTCTATctagaacacacagacaggaagtagtattctatctggaacacacacagacagtatgaaagtatgagtgtgtctgtgtgtatgagtgtatgtgtgcctaCTCTCATGATGCGGgtgttgtgtatgcgtgtcaTGGTCTCATCCTGCAGGTCACTGTTGATGATGGTCGTCTGCAGCcgctctgctgctctgctgtaGTCTCCTCTGGCACTGAACACCCACTGAGGAGAAAGGCCccgggcctgcacacacacacactgcagtataCCTGCATAAACACTACAACTAACACTGAACatgaatatgtatgtgtgtgtgagtatgtgtgtgtgtatgagtgggtgtatagtgtgtgtgtgagtgtgtgtgtatagtgtgtataagtgtgtgtgtatgagtgtataagggtgtgtatgagtgtgtgtgtatgtgtgtgtatgagggagtgtatgagtgtgtatgtgtgtatgaatgtgtgtgtgtatgtgtgtgtatgagtgtgtgtatgtgtgtgtacgtgtgtgtgtgtgtgtgtgtgtacgagtgtgtgtacctgcagctcgGTGGAGTGTTTGTTGAGTTGGGCGCTGAACTGCAAGGCAGTGTGAGAGTAGGAAGTGATGCGTAGAGGCAGGATGTGGTCGTGAGCCAATCGCAGCACCATCAGCCCCACCAGTTGGCCAAGGCtccgccccaccccccccagacgGCCCCCCAGCACCTCCTGGAGGCGGCTGGGGCTGTCCAGCGGGGTGTTGACAAACGGGTAGGCccgctcctacacacacacacactgggtttgGAGGGTGTCTAGGGAGGtttggaggaggtgaaggttaggggtgaggggttagggggtgaggggttagggggtgaggggttagggggtgaggggttaggggtgaggggttaggggtgaggggtgaggggttaggggtgaggggttaggggtgaggggttagggggtgaggggttagggggtgaggggttaggggtgaggggttagggggtgaggggttaggGGTGAGGGGTAGGAGTTTGGGGGGGTCAGAATCTGACCTCTGTGAAGCGTAGCTCCATGGCTGGGACTCCAGCGAAGGCTGTGAAACTGTACGCTCCACTGTTCAGGTAGAGCGGCTTgatactggaggagaggaaaaggatgaggagagggatgagaggtctGGGTTTAGGGTTGATGTCAGGTGTTCCAACCAGGGTTAGACTCACATCCTCcagctgcctccctccttctctgcctggCTGTGGATGTTCTGGCCCACATGCTTGGGATGctctacctgcacacacacacacacacacacacacacacacacacacacaacacacacagtcacatttgACTGTGTGCATGTAGTTCCACTTCCCATGTAGTAAATacatggtaaacacacacacacacagacctgtttGATGGCTCCTTCTATCAGGTCCACTAGCAGAGGACTGGTGTAGGCAGACAGAATATCATCACCTTCAACAGGATTGGATGAAAAAGGGAGAACGGTGAATGTGATTggatgagagaaggaaaagagtcAACGTGATTGGATGAGGAGTGATTACCCATAATGCACTGGTCCAGGCTGAAGTATGCCACGGCTTTCAGATGCAGCATAGAGAGGTAACCCTGGCAACCACagtgtcagaggtcagagacacggaaagagaggagagagagggagggagagagatggagaggaagagagatagagaaagagagatcttaCCTCTAACCACTCTGTAGCTCCTACATGTCCAAACTCTCCAGCGTCCCAACTGACAAACAGAAGACTCCTCCTAGGGAaaaaccctacacacacaccataataacaaacacaccataaacacacacacaatgttgtggttgttgtggtgAGGTTGTGGTGAGGTTGTGGTTACCGTTCTGCACCATGGAGGTGAAGGTGCGAGCGAGCTCCAGAAGCACTGCGGTCCCCACCCCGGCCTTCACCGCCCCCGGCCCCCACGCATCCCTCTGGGCCCCCATGATGATGTACTGGTCtggtttgcacacacacacacacacattgcttaCACACATTGGTCTGGAGGAGgtcccagcctgcctcctcccccctacctcctccttcctcccccccctgccctcccctcacccGGCTCCAGCCCGCCCTCCCCTCACCCGGCTCCAGCCCGCCCTCCCCTCACCCGGCTCCAGCCCGCCCTCCCCTCACCCGGCTCCAGCCCGCCCTCCCCTCACCTGGCTCCAACCTGCCCTCTAGGGAGGCAAAGATGTTGTTGATGAGGACAGGTGCCATGTGGTTGTGCACCTCCATGCGCAGCCTCCTGCCGGggtgggaggtgaaggaggggccCAGGACACAGCTGACGTAGGCCAGCCGGCCCTGCCACCCTCGGGGACATGCTGGGCCTGACAgctggctggggggagaggggggtttaaggttggtctgggttaggctgtgtctggggggagaggggggtttaaggttggtctgggttaggctgtgtctggggggagaggggttagtctggggggaggggttagTATGGGGGGGTTAGTCTGGGGGAAGGGGTTACCTGAGCAGTTTGGAGGCCACGTTGGCACTGATTGGCTGTGCAGGGATGAGTGGCAGGCCTGAGGACTGGGTGGGCGGGAACTGGGTGTGGTTAAAGGAGGGGAAGCCTGGGGTGAACGGATCACCTGATCCCAGGTGCACCTGtgattgggttagggttagtgctgCCCTGTGATTGGGCACAACACAGGTGCACCTGtgattgggttagggttagtgctgCCCTGTGATTGGGCACAACACAGGTGCACCTGTGATTGGGCACAACACAGGAAATGGTAGTGTTGTAATAAATACATGTTTATATATGTTCACATAAACATGTTTAAAACAGTGTTCAGAGATAGCTATGTAGTTGTGATAGATGGTACATACGTGTTCAGAGATAGCTGTGTAGAGTGTTACATGCTACATATGTGTTCAGATATTTCCAGGTAGAGTGTACAGCTCCAGGTATATGTTCAGAGATGGCTGTGTTACATGTTACATACGTGTTCAGAGATGGCTGTGTTACATGTTAAATACGTGTTCTGAGATGGCCGTGTTACATGTTACATACGTGTTCAGAGATGGCTGTGTTACATGTTACATACGTGTTCAGAGATGGCCGTGTAACATGTTACATACGTGTTCAGAGATGGCTGTGTTACATGTTACATACGTGTTCTGAGATGGCTGTGTTACATGTTACATACGTGTTCAGAGATGGCCGTGTTACATGTTACATATGTGTTCAGAGATGGCAGTGTTACATGTTACATACGTGTTCAGAGATGGCCGTGTAACATGTTACATACGTGTTCAGAGATGGCTGTGTTACATGTTACATACGTGTTCAGAGATGGCCGTGTAACATGTTACATACGTGTTCAGAGATGGCCGTGTTACATGTTACATACGTGTTCAGAGATGGCTGTGTTACATGTTACATACGTGTTCAGAGATGGCCGTGTTACATGTTACATATGTGTTCAGAGATGGCCGTGTTACATGTTACATACGTGTTCAGAGATGGCCGTGTAACATGTTACATACGTGTTCAGAGATGGCCGTGTTACATGTTACATACGTGTTCAGAGATGGCTGTGTTACATGTTACATACGTGTTCAGAGATGGCCGTGTTACATGTTACATATGTGTTCAGAGATGGCCGTGTTACATGTTACATACGTGTTCAGAGATGGCAGTGTGGCTGTTGAGGCCGAGCCTGCGCGGGTCTTGGGGGATGTCTGCGGGGTCGGGGTAGATGAGAGCGCCGCCTCCTCCCGCTCGCTGGGCGTGCCACACCTTCTCCGCATAGCTGATCCCGCCCCCCACACGCATCACCACCACAGAGCCAACCACAGACACCTCTGCCGAACGCAGCCAATCAAAGTCCTCCTGCCGTCCATAGTTTGCATAAACCACTCCTCCCTTCAGAGAGCACGGGacaggcttacacacacacatatacatgtgtacacacacacacacataagcacacatatacacacacttgcacgtatacaaacacatacatgcacatatacacacacatgcacatatacgcaaatgtatacacacaaacgtacatgcacatacacacatgtatgaaCACACAGGGTacatgagagcatgtgtgtaccGTAGCAGTGCCTTTAGCACTGTATGCACAGTAGGCTGCAGGGTTCTCCAGAGGAATCTCCTCCAACACTTCCCCCTCCGAGTCCACCACCCATACACTGTTCTTCtgggtcctacacacacacacacacactctcaacacctCCCTCTCCAAGTCCAGACTGTTCTTCTGGGTcctacacacgcgcacacacacaccacacacagacagacctggagGGGAACTGCAGCGTGGCGTAGTGGGAGTCAGTCCAGGTGTGATCCATGCGGAGCTGCCTGAACCTGTGCAGGATGTCAGCAGCCAGGAGAGTTCCTTCTGGAGACCCTGAGGGGTGACTGGCCCTGctcaccctcctacacacacacacacaccacacacacacaccgtacacacaccacacacacaccatacacacacaccacacacacacaccatacacacaccatacacacacaccacacacacacaccatacacacacgtttgtatgtgagtgtgtgtgtatgagggagtgtgtgtgtggttgagtgtgcgtgtgtgtgtacctcacagTGTTCTCTATGTCGTCATCCTGCAGGTATCTCTTCAGCATGTCTCTCAGGTCTCCCATGTGCATCTCAACTGGAGAGCTGGGGTTTGCCTTCGCCACGGCAACCATCTCCCCCCGTGTACTACAGGGGCACGAGCTGCCGAACAATGCGTAGGCCAATAGgaaggctgcagggagggaatgtgtgtgagtgtgagtgagtgagagtatgtgtgggtgtgtttgtgtgtgagtgtgtgtgtgagtaagtgaatgagtgtgtgtgtgtgtcagtgaatgagtgaatatgtgtgtgtgtgtgcgtgagtgtgtgtgtgagtgtgagtgtg belongs to Osmerus mordax isolate fOsmMor3 chromosome 23, fOsmMor3.pri, whole genome shotgun sequence and includes:
- the tfr2 gene encoding transferrin receptor protein 2, with protein sequence MDSIRMRLSQPSPSSSSPSSSSSSVCHVQSGGGAEADEGGGTLTVEVKLVQSESQEVGRNSGITALVLRQPQRYWKVLYLCLAGLLLLLSAFLLAYALFGSSCPCSTRGEMVAVAKANPSSPVEMHMGDLRDMLKRYLQDDDIENTVRRVSRASHPSGSPEGTLLAADILHRFRQLRMDHTWTDSHYATLQFPSRTQKNSVWVVDSEGEVLEEIPLENPAAYCAYSAKGTATGGVVYANYGRQEDFDWLRSAEVSVVGSVVVMRVGGGISYAEKVWHAQRAGGGGALIYPDPADIPQDPRRLGLNSHTAISEHVHLGSGDPFTPGFPSFNHTQFPPTQSSGLPLIPAQPISANVASKLLSQLSGPACPRGWQGRLAYVSCVLGPSFTSHPGRRLRMEVHNHMAPVLINNIFASLEGRLEPDQYIIMGAQRDAWGPGAVKAGVGTAVLLELARTFTSMVQNGFFPRRSLLFVSWDAGEFGHVGATEWLEGYLSMLHLKAVAYFSLDQCIMGDDILSAYTSPLLVDLIEGAIKQVEHPKHVGQNIHSQAEKEGGSWRIIKPLYLNSGAYSFTAFAGVPAMELRFTEERAYPFVNTPLDSPSRLQEVLGGRLGGVGRSLGQLVGLMVLRLAHDHILPLRITSYSHTALQFSAQLNKHSTELQARGLSPQWVFSARGDYSRAAERLQTTIINSDLQDETMTRIHNTRIMRVEYYFLSQYVSTVETPFRHVLHGRGEHTLSALTEHLALLTSDPERFDEARFRRQLALFTWTLQGAANALSGDVWNIDHAF